One genomic window of Phoenix dactylifera cultivar Barhee BC4 chromosome 6, palm_55x_up_171113_PBpolish2nd_filt_p, whole genome shotgun sequence includes the following:
- the LOC103722080 gene encoding protein SPIRAL1-like 3 isoform X1 — translation MFWPRPLYILGKRTPCLRLGSHSFPGLSPLSGSDPKTERRMGRGVSSGGGQSSLGYLFGSGEAPKPAAEPAQKPAPPPPVDNSKQIPAGIQGAQANNYFRADGQNSGNFITERPSTKVHSAPGGGSSLGYLFGGGGN, via the exons ATGTTTTGGCCTCGACCACTATATATACTGGGAAAAAGAACGCCATGCCTCCGCTTGGGTTCCCATTCCTTCCCCGGCCTCTCCCCACtctccggatcggatccgaagACTGAGAG AAGAATGGGTCGTGGAGTCAGCAGTGGAGGCGGCCAGAGTTCTTTGGGCTACCTGTTTGGGAGTGGTGAGGCTCCCAAACCTGCTGCTGAGCCAGCTCAGAAGCCGGCTCCTCCACCACCAGTTGACAACAGCAAGCAGATTCCggcagggatccaaggagcccAAGCAAACAACTACTTCCGAGCAGATGGGCAGAACAGCGGCAATTTCATTACG GAACGACCTTCGACAAAGGTGCATTCTGCTCCCGGTGGTGGTTCTTCCCTCGGCTACCTGTTTGGTGGGGGTGGCAACTGA
- the LOC103722080 gene encoding protein SPIRAL1-like 3 isoform X2, with amino-acid sequence MGRGVSSGGGQSSLGYLFGSGEAPKPAAEPAQKPAPPPPVDNSKQIPAGIQGAQANNYFRADGQNSGNFITERPSTKVHSAPGGGSSLGYLFGGGGN; translated from the exons ATGGGTCGTGGAGTCAGCAGTGGAGGCGGCCAGAGTTCTTTGGGCTACCTGTTTGGGAGTGGTGAGGCTCCCAAACCTGCTGCTGAGCCAGCTCAGAAGCCGGCTCCTCCACCACCAGTTGACAACAGCAAGCAGATTCCggcagggatccaaggagcccAAGCAAACAACTACTTCCGAGCAGATGGGCAGAACAGCGGCAATTTCATTACG GAACGACCTTCGACAAAGGTGCATTCTGCTCCCGGTGGTGGTTCTTCCCTCGGCTACCTGTTTGGTGGGGGTGGCAACTGA
- the LOC103722079 gene encoding GDP-mannose transporter GONST3-like, whose protein sequence is MTLKDNSSSATDEASSASENEVTWNQKLVNLAQQASVYGVAAGYCLSASLLSIINKWAVTKFPYPGALTALQYFTSAFGVLTCGWLKLVHHDPLDIKTMLKFLPAAIIFYLSLFTNSELLLHANVDTFIVFRSAVPIFVAIGETLYLKQPLPSLRTWISLATIFGGSVIYVLTDYQFTVTAYSWALAYLASMSIDFVYIKHVVMTIGINTWGLVLYNNLEALMLFPLELLIMGELKQIKHEISDESDWYSISVVLPVALSCLFGLSISFFGFSCRRVISATGFTVLGIVNKLLTVVINLVIWDKHSTLVGTIGLLICMSGGVLYQQSTTRAKATNNETKAPVDDEEQQQLLEMQKMETDSTEKHVSEDPK, encoded by the coding sequence ATGACTCTGAAGGACAATTCTTCGAGTGCTACAGATGAAGCTTCTTCCGCATCAGAAAATGAGGTGACATGGAATCAGAAACTAGTAAATTTGGCACAGCAAGCATCGGTATATGGGGTAGCTGCTGGCTACTGCTTATCGGCATCACTCCTTTCCATAATCAACAAATGGGCAGTCACAAAATTTCCGTACCCAGGTGCTTTGACTGCCTTGCAATATTTCACCAGTGCATTTGGAGTTCTAACATGCGGATGGCTGAAACTTGTGCACCACGACCCCCTTGACATCAAGACCATGTTGAAGTTCTTACCTGCTGCTATCATCTTCTACCTCTCTCTCTTCACAAATAGTGAACTACTACTCCATGCCAACGTGGATACTTTCATTGTGTTCCGTTCTGCTGTTCCAATATTTGTAGCCATTGGAGAGACACTCTACCTGAAGCAGCCATTGCCTTCGCTTCGGACATGGATTTCCCTTGCTACAATCTTTGGAGGCAGTGTGATCTATGTCCTGACCGATTACCAATTCACTGTGACTGCGTATAGTTGGGCTTTAGCCTATCTTGCAAGCATGTCGATAGATTTCGTATATATTAAGCATGTCGTCATGACCATAGGGATTAACACATGGGGCCTGGTGCTCTACAACAACCTGGAAGCACTGATGCTGTTTCCCCTGGAGCTGCTTATAATGGGAGAGCTGAAGCAGATAAAGCATGAGATCTCTGATGAATCTGACTGGTACTCCATCAGCGTGGTTTTGCCTGTGGCTCTGTCATGCTTGTTCGGTTTATCCATATCCttctttgggttctcttgcagACGGGTAATCTCAGCAACAGGCTTCACGGTGCTTGGAATCGTGAACAAGCTTCTGACTGTTGTGATAAATTTGGTCATATGGGATAAGCATTCCACCCTGGTGGGAACAATTGGTCTGTTAATATGCATGTCTGGTGGCGTCCTCTACCAGCAGTCTACCACCAGGGCCAAGGCAACCAACAACGAAACCAAGGCCCCAGTTGATGATGAGGAGCAGCAGCAATTGCTGGAAATGCAAAAGATGGAGACCGATTCAACTGAAAAACATGTTTCAGAAGACCCAAAATGA